In Dermacentor variabilis isolate Ectoservices chromosome 7, ASM5094787v1, whole genome shotgun sequence, a genomic segment contains:
- the LOC142587807 gene encoding ubiquitin-conjugating enzyme E2-17 kDa-like, which yields MALKRIKKELEDLKRDPPAQCSAGPVNDDLFHWQATIMGPPDSPYQGGVFFLTIHFPTDYPFKPPKVAFTTRIYHPNINSNGSICLDILRSQWSPALTISKVLLSICSLLCDPNPDDPLVPEIARSYKTDREKYNELAREWTRKYAM from the coding sequence ATGGCcctgaaaagaataaaaaaggaacTGGAAGACCTCAAGCGCGACCCGCCGGCGCAGTGCTCGGCCGGCCCCGTGAACGACGACCTCTTCCACTGGCAGGCGACGATCATGGGACCGCCAGACAGTCCGTACCAGGGCGGCGTTTTCTTTCTGACGATCCACTTCCCGACGGACTACCCGTTCAAGCCGCCCAAGGTGGCGTTCACGACGCGCATCTACCACCCGAACATCAACAGCAACGGCAGCATCTGCCTCGACATCCTGCGCTCGCAGTGGTCGCCGGCGCTGACCATCTCCAAAGTGCTGCTGTCCATCTGCTCCCTACTCTGCGACCCGAACCCGGACGACCCACTCGTGCCGGAGATTGCCCGCTCGTACAAGACCGACCGCGAGAAGTACAACGAACTGGCTCGGGAGTGGACACGCAAATATGCCATGTGA
- the LOC142587808 gene encoding KIF-binding protein — protein sequence MSSASVNGVQRLSSVQDRGEMCAFARRATLDKHKAREPPRRGFSGRHGDKQDSKPLAASRAVAHSWLKSKTVMATSDAAAWTAKLAEYRSQYERVRKLIDVDSGSDPATEPYRSKYEARRILKELLEDLGRVEYDSPRKDFIRAVAKYELGVIATDTEEVSLGQEYLEECLRIVGEERYADPESRLVVVAALNQLGIVHVRRGDAPKALDYLKKAEAIYAKVSASPEEIARTVNLTDLFVPDDAADRAETTQPGSCNPNFELANAHTLYYLAQVYENLGENAKAAMYCHSTLKKELTLENFDSIDWSINAATLSQFFIARGDFGAGRHLLACSKHILDVYEKKLDAEALTPEEKAEKEDKLRHRFADVARCWAKYGLFLLIASREELTDSKTTSGRQNGVGTDSKPHVLIKSPEVSQIEDSITDKLVTDFEGARPVFLKSQKWLEDAKQYYTLKDHATDYIEIVQEMSKLYRELATFEPAPDRKCKMHKRRIDMHEEVLKEVNPRYYLGVCRQIMFELGEVYSEMMSLKLATLPSAVNPHSPAVKKVNSIIDKAIRHYLSFLDTVKDPNGKYPEKLPEDLARPVLVAHFYIGRLYSSVIAQEPREQFENFEKTKEHYEFVQDYCKRVPEHEHLMKDELQIMAELLKLIPGKLQQMMSTTLY from the coding sequence ATGTCAAGCGCCTCGGTTAACGGAGTTCAACGCCTCTCGAGCGTTCAGGACAGAGGTGAAATGTGTGCGTTCGCAAGACGCGCAACTCTTGACAAGCACAAGGCTCGCGAACCACCACGCCGCGGCTTCAGCGGTCGCCATGGCGACAAACAAGACAGCAAGCCGCTGGCCGCTTCACGTGCCGTAGCCCATAGCTGGCTGAAATCCAAAACCGTCATGGCGACCTCCGACGCCGCAGCGTGGACGGCGAAGCTCGCCGAATATCGGTCGCAGTACGAGCGCGTCCGAAAGTTAATCGACGTCGACAGTGGCTCTGACCCTGCGACGGAACCTTATAGGTCCAAGTACGAGGCCAGACGCATCCTCAAGGAGCTGCTCGAAGACCTGGGGCGAGTCGAGTACGACTCGCCGCGCAAGGACTTCATCCGAGCCGTCGCGAAGTACGAACTCGGGGTCATCGCCACAGACACCGAAGAAGTTTCTCTCGGTCAAGAATACCTGGAAGAATGTCTGAGAATTGTCGGCGAAGAGCGGTACGCGGATCCCGAAAGCCGATTGGTGGTGGTGGCCGCGCTCAATCAGCTCGGCATCGTTCACGTCAGGCGCGGAGACGCGCCCAAAGCGCTGGACTACTTGAAGAAAGCCGAGGCCATATACGCCAAGGTGAGCGCTTCGCCCGAGGAGATCGCGAGGACCGTGAACCTGACAGACCTCTTTGTTCCCGACGATGCGGCGGATCGAGCCGAGACGACACAACCTGGAAGCTGCAATCCAAACTTCGAGCTAGCGAACGCCCACACACTGTACTACTTGGCGCAGGTCTATGAAAACTTGGGCGAGAATGCCAAGGCCGCGATGTACTGCCACAGCACTCTGAAGAAGGAACTGACCCTGGAGAATTTCGACAGCATCGACTGGTCCATCAACGCCGCAACGCTGTCCCAGTTTTTCATCGCCAGGGGAGATTTCGGAGCGGGAAGACATCTCCTAGCCTGCTCCAAGCACATTCTCGACGTGTACGAGAAAAAGCTGGACGCCGAGGCGTTGACACCCGAGGAGAAAGCGGAAAAAGAGGACAAACTGCGGCACAGGTTTGCAGATGTGGCTCGCTGTTGGGCTAAGTACGGCCTCTTCCTCTTGATAGCGTCGAGGGAGGAGCTGACAGATTCGAAGACGACGAGCGGCCGACAGAATGGTGTGGGCACGGACAGCAAGCCTCACGTCCTGATCAAGTCGCCGGAGGTGAGCCAGATTGAAGACAGCATCACCGACAAACTGGTCACGGATTTCGAAGGGGCGCGGCCTGTCTTCCTCAAGTCGCAAAAGTGGCTCGAAGATGCGAAGCAGTACTACACGCTCAAGGACCACGCGACCGATTACATCGAGATCGTCCAGGAGATGAGCAAGCTGTACAGGGAGCTCGCCACTTTCGAGCCCGCGCCCGACAGGAAGTGCAAGATGCACAAGAGGCGCATCGACATGCACGAAGAGGTTCTCAAGGAAGTCAACCCGCGGTACTACCTCGGAGTCTGCCGCCAGATCATGTTTGAGCTCGGCGAGGTCTACAGCGAAATGATGAGCCTGAAGCTCGCCACGCTGCCTTCGGCCGTCAATCCACACTCGCCAGCCGTGAAGAAGGTCAACTCCATAATCGACAAAGCCATCCGACACTACTTATCATTCCTTGATACTGTCAAGGATCCCAATGGCAAGTATCCGGAGAAGCTCCCAGAGGACCTTGCACGTCCTGTTCTGGTAGCACACTTCTACATTGGCAGGCTTTACTCTAGCGTAATCGCGCAGGAGCCCCGAGAGCAGTTCGAAAACTTTGAGAAGACAAAGGAGCACTACGAGTTTGTCCAGGACTACTGCAAGAGGGTTCCGGAACATGAACACCTGATGAAGGACGAGCTTCAGATCATGGCTGAACTCTTGAAGCTCATTCCCGGGAAGCTACAGCAGATGATGAGCACGACCCTTTACTGA